ATCAAAAGTTgataaaatgaactagaatatcATTCGTAAATAATTTGAGAGGAGAAATAAACTAAAGTAGCATGCCATCGTAATTAATTAGCTGATCAAAAAAATACTATTGGTATCCACTTGCATCCTTAGTCATAAATCAAGGAAGCAAGAAAAATAATGGTCCCCGTTTGGCATGACTTCAGCTTCTCCTAAAACGGCTTCTGAAGCATATTTTTTGGTGAAGTAGGTTCTCTCATGAAGCTGAAGATGTTTTGAAAAACGCTCGGCGAAACAGCTTTTTCCCGTGAAAGCCGGTCAAAGCCACGTTTTGTGGCCTCATGAACAGCTTCACGACTGAAACCGGTCCAAAAGATACCCGTTTAGTATAGTTTTGAGCGAAGCTTTTCATGAAGCCATCTAAGGCTGGTGCCAATGGGGGCGGTACCGCCCCCCTATTGGCGTGGCGCAGGCGGGAGGCGGGCAagtgggagagagagggcgggATGGATCCCGCCGGGCGGGAGCGGGCGTTATCGCCCCGCTCTCGCCTGTGTTGGCGGGAGCGCGGGGGCgggagcgaggcggcgcgcTGGCGTCGGCGTGCGCGGGTGAGAGGGGGTGGGGCGGGAGTGACGTGGCGCGCTTCGATTGGCCCACGCGGACTATCCATTGAACTAGCTGTTATTTGaccgtttgaactccaaaaaaattaaaaaaatttgCAAAAAATCCCAAATTTCATCCCCAACCCCCCTATAAATATCCCACCCGGTTTTCACTCCTTCCACACCCCATTTGAGCTCATTTCTCTCCTCTACAATCTGAAATCTCTTCCACCATGACCGGTTGGTCTCCAGATTTCCATACCTTTACCGATCTCTTGCAGTCCGACGGGTCATAAGCATCTCCCCAAGATGAGTCTTCTCCATGCGTCGTCGGTCCGATGTCAACTCTTCATCGCAACCTCGGGCAGTATTCCCCCTGCTGCACCTCCGGCTCCGGGGGCACCTCCACCGCCATATCATTATCCGTACGGTCCGTACTCATACCCACCACCTCCATATGCTCTACCACCAGGCACAAAAGGAGCAGGATTGAAGGTCCATACCCACCACCTTCGTACGCTCCACCTCCATATGCTCCACCTCCATACGCTCCACCTCCATATGGTCCATACCCACCACCTCCGCACGCGGCACCCACGGTTCCAAGCCCCGTCTCCGTTGAGTCTCAAAATGAAGGAGCGGGAGCGACCGAACCAAAGCATCGCTTGACCGGACGATTGCGAAGGAGGAAAAACTAGTAATTTAATTAGTGTTCATCTATTTAAATATCgtattttttttcaaataacTAACAATATGTTCGGGCTAGGTACATGCTTGGGTTTATCACTCGAATGACTCTATCACCGGCAACAATCAGACCGGTTTGAGTTTTTGGCGCCAAATAGCAGAGACCTTCAACTCTACCGCGGAGCCGTCCCGTCGTCGCACCGCGAAGCAACTGAAGGATCATTGGAATGTGTACAACCGCGAGGTGACTCTGTTTAATGGATACTACATCCAAGAAGAAAGAGTACGTCAGAGTGGAGCAGATGATGCAATGGTCATGGAGGGGGCAATGGCGAGGTACGAGAACGACCCGAAAGTGACGACAACATTGAAGCGCCATCATTGGTGGAGAGCTGTTTGCCACGAACCCAAGTGGGCAGCGAAACATGGTCCTGGCAGTGGATCCGATGTGAGTAGCAAGAGAACCCGCCTCGGAGTTTTGGGTGCGTACAGCTCTGGCGGAACAGAAGACACCGAGGAGGATAATGAGACTCGTCCAATAGGCCGTGATAGGGCCAAGGCGGCTAGGCGGAAGGAGAAGGCTAAGGGGGAAGGAATCTTCATCAAGCAGTACGGTAGCAAGTAAAGCATTTGCAATGAAGAACATGTGGGGTGACTTAGTGAAGgctaaactattcaaacaatggAACATAATGAAGTCCCGATCAACCGCGGATATGGACGAAGCAGAAAAACGTATTCATTTCAAGGCCGTCAAGATGGTGGAAAAAAAGTTTGGACTAGACGAGGATTCAGAGGAGGATTAGAATTTTCTTTTAATTATTATATATTTTTACTATTTTTAATTGCGatgtaattttatttttttaattatgATGTAATCGGTAATTTTTTTAGTTGAATAAAATTAGTTTATTGAATTATTTTGCGTACGCGAACAAAAGAGagtgaaataattaaatctggaaaagaaaagctgacgtggaggagagaggagtGAGAGCTGGCACTATAGCCCGTGCATTGGAGGGGTAGGGTGAGAGTGGGGTGAGAGTGAGGGTGAGAGCTGACGTGGCGGGAAGTTACCCCCCACCACCGGAGTCAGCCTAACAAGCTACGCCAAAGGAGCCAAAGTGTCATTCGCATCCCAGGATAATTTTTGGTTTCCACTTTGATGAAAAGGCTGGCAGCAAGATGCATGCCACACGCGGGCCTAGTCCCGAGGAGGCCTCCAATGGACAAGACGGACGGTGGAAAAGAGGCCCATTATTAGCTTCCGCGTCGCGGCCCGTTATTAGTTTCCTCAGCCCGCGGTCCCATTCTGCGCAGTGGCAGATCCCCATGGAGAGAGTGGTTGGCCCAGAATAAACTTTTTGAGACCTGGAACAATTTTTATTGTACAACCAGAACAATTCTTCCACGTTTATAATAAAATTGTTCTAACATAACAAAAAATATTTTAGATATAAAATTATCCAACTACATATAGGTATAGTCTTTGTCTTAAATGTTTCGTCATAACAAATCTCCTTCAGGATGTGGGCCGGCCCAGCGGACCAAGCAGCCTCTTGTGCGATGCTCATGCAGGCAGTCACGCGCGTGGCTGTTATTAGCCCCTGTTGGTTGGGCGTGGAAGGTTAGGTTGGTTGGCACGGAAAAAAAAATGCGGTGCAGCTTCGGAGCCACACACGCTCCGTCGTTGCTACCGGACCCGTTGCGATTCCCAGACGCAGGTAGGCCTCCAGAGCCTAGATGCACACGCACGCACACCCATGACGGAGCGCAGCCGTCCCATGTGGTACGTATGCCGACGCCTGGGCGGACAGATAGCAATAAAACCCACGCGTTCACCTACCTGTACGCAAGCCAGGTCCCATCTGGCCGTCTTCTGATTTTTTTTTATATTAGTACTATTGTGCGTCGTCCAAGGAAAGGAATCGTCGAGATACGGTCACTCATCCCCATATTCAACGGAACAAACATTGATAGTGCAGTACAGATGGATATGATCAGATTTTGTTCTACCAGTTGCCTGCTAAAAGCATCTCCAATAGTTTTTCTAAAATCTACTTTTAAAATCATAATTTAGAAATTTATTTGAGTAAAATTTATTTTCTATATCCATATAATCTCCAACAGCTTTTCGTAGTTTTTACCTAGCGAGAAATTCAATTTTCTAACTAAAATCTCTATTCATGAAGATGTAACAAATCTTTTGAAGATGCTCCAACGCCGTCGACATTCCTGGAACCTTCCTCTATCTGCTATACTGTGCCTCCAGTTCTGGGTCTGAAATCAACAACTCCTCCTAGAGTattatgatgatgatgatgatgtatgGATGGGCGTAAATTTTGGTTGTTCAAGTCATACTTGACCGTTAATCCCAGGCATGACAGCAAGCGTACAGTGGAGTAGAGCGCACTGGTAACGCACGCAAAGAGCACGCCACGCCCCCTTCGGCTTTTGGCTTCCCTTCCCCAGacgcccctcctcctctcccttcctcttcttcaCCAAACCCCTCCAAAAGCCTCGCCCCCATCCGTCCTTTCCATCCCCCGCTCCATCCATCCCCGCCTCGCCTCCATGGCGGACGCCGCCGCGTGAGGGAGCCATCGCCTCGGTGCTCTGCTTCCTGCGCCTGCCAGCCTCGGATTCGCAAGGCATTAGGCTGGGGAAGCCGGATCTGGGAGCGCCGCGCTGACAGGTGACCGGATCTGAACctcctttctttctttgttttttttttcgtCTCTTTGATCCAGCGTCCTGCGATGCCTCCCGTGTTCAACTCTAGGGTCTTTTTTTGTACGTCGAATTCCAGGTTCTTCATGTCTGTGCGTCGAATTCTATTATTTTCCCTCTCTGTGTTTATGGAATCGTAGGTCTTTTTTTTTCGTGCGTTTGAAAAGTCTAGTTTCACTTGGATGTTTATCTTAGTTCCTTCCTTCTTTTTCCCCGGTCAGTTGCGTCGCTTTCGAACGTCCGAGTTCAGCGCTGCGGGGCGACGTCAAAGAGCGCCACTCTTTTGCACCGGTACAACTTTTTCGATATACTTCCTGATTTAACTAATCGCGCCAACGTGCTCAGATTCAATATATTATACGCGTCAGTCCTATGATTCCTGCGCTGTATCTGTAAAGTCTGATGTGCTTGTGCCTCAGATAAGTCCAGAAAGCCAAATATTAATATCTGTAGcctcatttttttttcttttgggttTGTCGACATCAGCTCTCAACTACCAAACATCGGTGTCACCGACCAGTGTTTAGCGAATCGCCTCAGACTCATGTGTGGTCCCAGAATCAGGTGTGAAAGGGATTCTAGTCATCGCTTGATTGATGTGGACTGATACAGGTTTTAGGACATGATCGATCAACTGTTTTTCTTCCTTTTTAAGAAAAGTGGATTCTATTGTTTATTTTGATTACTGATGGTAGCCTGCTTCATAAATCCTACATGGATTCATATTTGCAGGCATTGCTAACAGTCACTATTTTTCTTTCTCTGCAGCGCAGTATACTCAACTACAGCATCAGCTGCGACACTCCTCGATCTAGATCCAGTCATCCTTCCAACGCAACTGCGCCTCTCTTCCTTCCACATACGTGTGGAGTGGAGATCCGTCCAGCCTTGAGTTGACTACTTCTTTTGCTGGTAGGGAAACCTTGCTTGCTTGGGAAGATTGTTCATCCTGCTGGCGCGGAATAGTTTCTTTCACTTTCAGTCCTCAAATCCAAATATTTGATCTTGGCACACACCTGTTCCACTCAGTTTGTTTCTGGTATGTTTGCTGCACTATGTAGTAGTAGTAATATCGTTTtgttttccaaaaaaaaaagtgtTGGGGAGTTCAACTGAACACTCCTAGAGATTTAGTCTTTCAATATACGTTGACTGTTTACAAGTTTTACGACATGATCGAAAAATTGCCGAATGAGTATATGGAAGTATAATTCTCACTTAAGCTGTATCTTTAAATACTAGTATACTTTTTAGTTATTCAATTTGCACGTCCTGTTTGTTTTTTTGTTGCTGTTTGTGTTAGCCTGTTACAAttgtatttttatttttttgcttAAGTAGCTAATTCGTGGATTCCTATTTCTAGGCAGTTCCAACAATTTCATCTCTCTTGTGCAGTGCAGTATAGTGAACTACAACATCAGCCGAGGCAATGGCTGCATATAAGCTGGGTGTGGAGGTCGTAAGTGCTCATGACCTGATGCCCAAGGACGGGCAAGGTTCTGCCAGTGCTTGCGTCGAGCTCACCTTTGATGGGCAGCGGTTCCGTACTGCCATCAAGGAGAAGGACCTGAACCCGGTGTGGAATGAGCGCTTCTACTTCAATATATCAGATCCTTCTAATCTTCCTGAGCTCGCCCTTGAAGCATATGTCTACAATGTCAACAAAACCATGGAAAGTTCCAGGTCCTTCCTTGGGAAGGTCAGGATTGCTGGAACCTCATTTGTGCCCTTTCCTGACTCGGTGGTCATGCACTATCCATTAGAGAAGCGCGGGATGTTCTCGCGCGTCAAAGGAGAACTGGGTCTGAAAGTATACATCACCAATGACCCCGCCATCAAAGCTTCAAACCCTCTTCCTGCAATGGACCCTGTTTCGAATAATCCTCCTCCAGCTCCAAGTTCAGCAGAGCAAATTGCAGCTGATATAACTGGTACTAACCTGCACCAATCTCAGGAGCATAGGTCTGAGGCGAGAACCTTACACACCATTGCTAAGGAGGCACAACATCATCATAACCATGGCCATCTTCCAGCTAGTTTTGGTGAGCAGCCTTCCAAGTACTCTGTAGACCAGATGAAACCTGAACCTCAACCACCCAGGATCGTCAGAATGTATTCAGCGGCCTCCCAGCAGCCCATGGACTATGCACTCAAAGAGACCAGTCCATTTCTTGGTGGTGGGCAGGTTGTCGGTGGCCGGGTTATACGTGGTGAAAAGCATGCTAGCACTTATGACCTTGTGGAGCGAATGCAGTATCTGTTTGTTCGTGTGGTCAGGGCTCGGGACTTGCCTGACATGGATGTCACTGGAAGCCTGGATCCTTTTGTTGAAGTGAGAATTGGCAACTATAGAGGGATAACTAAACACTTTGAGAAGCAGAGGAATCCTGAGTGGAATGCAGTCTTTGCCTTTTCCAGGGACCGTATGCAGGCATCTGTCCTTGAAGTTGTGGTCAAAGACAAAGATTTGCTTAAGGATGACTTTGTTGGCTTGGTGCGATTTGATTTGAATGATGTTCCAATCCGTGTGCCCCCTGACAGCCCACTGGCTCCAGAATGGTACCGGCTTGTTGGTAAGAACGGGGATAAGTCTATGGGTGAGCTCATGCTTGCAGTTTGGGTTGGCACCCAAGCTGATGAAGCATTTCCTGATGCCTGGCATTCAGATGCTGCAACACTTGAAGATCCATCTGCTGTAACACACATGAAGTCTAAAGTTTATCATGCTCCCAGATTGTGGTACCTGCGAGTTAATATAGTTGAGGCCCAAGATGTTGCTATGTTCGATAAGACCCGCTATCCAGATGTATTTGTGAGAGCTCAGGTGGGGCATCAACTGGGGAGGACAAAACCTGTGCAGGCTAGAAATTTCAACCCATTTTGGAATGAAGACCTTTTGTTTGTGGCTGCTGAACCATTTGAGGATAACCTTATTCTGACTCTTGAGGATCGTGTAGCTCCTACTAAAGATGAAATGCTTGGCCGAGTAATTATACCATTGACAATGATTGATAGACGTGCTGATGACCGTATTGTCCATGGAAAGTGGTTCAATCTCGAGAAGCCCGTTCTTGTTGATGTGGACCAACTGAAGAAGGAAAAGTTCTCTACTCGGCTTCATCTCCGTCTCTGTCTTGATGGAGGGTACCATGTTCTTGATGAGTCGACAAACTACAGCAGTGACCTTAGACCAACAGCCAAGCAACTCTGGAAGCCATCCATTGGTTTGCTTGAACTTGGTATCCTTGGTGCTCAAGGGATTGTTCCTATGAAAACACGAGATGGAAAAGGTTCATCAGATACCTATTGTGTTGCTAAGTACGGGTCTAAGTGGGTAAGGACACGTACCATCATGAACAACCCAAACCCCAGATTCAACGAACAGTACACCTGGGAAGTCTATGATCCTTCAACTGTCCTGACTATTGGTGTTTTTGACAATGGTCAACTTGGAGAGAAGAGTGGGGAGAAGACATCCATTGGCAAAGATGGGAAGATAGGCAAGGTTCGAATACGCCTTTCCACACTTGAAACTGGGCGTGTGTACACCCACTCATATCCTCTCCTGGTTCTCCACTCATCGGGGGTCAAAAAGATGGGCGAACTGCACCTAGCGATTCGATTTTCCTCAACATCATTGGTAAACATGTTGTGTCTGTACTCTCGTCCTTTGCTTCCAAAAATGCACTATGTGCGCCCAATACCTGTGCTTCAGGTTGATATGCTGCGCCATCAAGCTGTCCAGATTGTGGCTGCTCGACTTAGCCGGATGGAGCCACCTTTGAGAAAGGAAGTTGTTGAATACATGACAGATTTTGATTCTCACTTGTGGAGCATGAGGAAAAGCAAAGCAAACTTCTTCAGACTCATGACAGTTTTCTCAGGCTTGTTTGCTGTTAGCAAGTGGTTCAGTGGTGTCTGTGCATGGAAGAATCCTATTACCACTGTGCTAGTTCACATTCTCTATATAATGCTGGTGTGCTTTCCGGAGCTCATACTCCCAACAGTGTTCTTGTACATGTTTCTTATAGGGATTTGGAACTTCCGCTACCGACCTCGCTATCCTCCACACATGAATACCAAGATCTCTCATGCAGAGGCTGTTCACCCCGATGAACTTGATGAGGAGTTTGATACGTTCCCTACCAGCCGCAATCCTGAGGTTGTAAGGATGAGGTATGACAGATTGAGGAGTGTTGCTGGAAGGATTCAAACAGTGGTTGGTGATATAGCAACACAAGGGGAGAGGGTTCAAGCATTGCTTAGCTGGAGGGACCCTCGGGCCACAGCAGTCTTTGTCCTATTTTGTTTGATAGCAGCAGTAGTCCTGTATGTTACACCACTTCAAGTTCTTGCTGCACTAGGAGGGTTCTATGTCATGAGGCACCCAAGGTTCAGACGTAGGTTACCATCAGTACCAGTGAACTTCTTCAGGCGGTTGCCAGCAAGGACCGACAGTATGCTATAAATAAGCTGCCATTTGGCGGTCTTAAAATTGTAATACCTAGAGATGCTTTCTCTGATACTGTAGTCTGGTTGACTTTGTTGCTATTTAATTATGTTCAGGACTTGAGAGCCTGTAAATCGTATCAGTTGCTGAATTCTGGGAATAATTGCCAAAATCATGTTTAGACCTATGAGCTTTTGTTTTGTGTTGATCGTTTCTGAAATATCTACTTAGCCACTGTTTAGTAGCTCGCTTTGTTCTGTGCTCTGTCCCCTCATCTGCAGTCCTAAAATTGCATTTAGCTATGGATCTGCTAGCTTATACTCAAATCCTTAATCTTGAGCAACTACTGATCGTTGTGCAGCCCATTTTCTGTGGTTGATTTCTGTTTTTTTAAACTAGTCCAGGTTTGTGCATGCGGGTTTTACTTGTAATTCAGCTTCATGTAAGGATAGGAGGAAGGCTATCTTTTGTTGTTGTTGCGTTGTCCAACATTCTATAATATCCTGACTACTTTCAGTGTAGCATTATCTGCCATTGAAATATTTGTGATTCAGAACTAGCCCAGTCAAGTATCACTTCGTTCTTTTATTTGTGTGTGGCTGGCATTAGCATCTATGGAAAGCATCTGGACAGCAAAAAGAGAGAATTCTTGAAGGGGATGCTTTCTGAAATGCAGAACGAAATTCCATGATAGGTACTCGCCAGTTGCCATAATTTTGTTCCTCTCGTTCCAAGTATTATCACTTTACTTTCTTCTTCTACAAACAATCCTTTCTCCAGCGCCTTGTCCAAGAAAACATTTGAACATTGCTTGAACCAAAGATGGGTGCGGCGGAGTCTTCTTCCAAGCTCGCTAGCTCCGTCCATGACTTCGTCGTGAAGGTCTAGACTCTAGTCTCCACCCTTCCCTCGATTTCTCTCTGGCATCCATTTCTCTTATCGAACATGGCCTGGTTTATATGTGAAACTTTGACAGACTGCATTGATTTTTTTAATGAATGCACTTGTACTATGTGTGAAGCAGAGAACAAAATCGAAATTCTTGGTTTTCTTTTAACAGTTATGGTATTTGAAACCTTGAATTCCACAATTTACTTTGCAGGACTCAAGGGGAAATGATGTGGAGCTTAGCAGATACAAGGGGAAGGTTCTGCTTATCGTGAATGTGGCTTCCCAATGGTTAGATTTTTATATAATTTCATTTAGATGGTTTATCGAGTTTTTCGTTCTTTTTGTGTGTGTTTTTCTACCTGACTTTGATACACTTGCAGTGGTCTGACGAATTCCAACTATACTGAGTTGGGATCACTCCATAAGAAATATGGGGACAAAGGTACTTTGCATTTGTCCATTGCATACTTGCATGTATTTTTCTAGTTCCCTCAAGGCTCAAAGTAACAATGGCAAATAAGCAGTGTTCTCCTGATTTTACCCTTAACTTTCTTGTAGTATGAACAAATCCTGATTCAGTTGTTTGGAGAACAGTTAAAACCAGAACCTGATAGCTAATATTCCTTGATTGAGCATGCTGCGACTAGTGTCAAAACCAAACTAGTTGATTTGGCTTATCTGTAACTGTAGGGAATATATGGTATTTTTTCCTACTAGATCTTTCGGGCTTCCCCATTTTCTTTGGGGAACTCAATTAAACTATTTCTTGTTTACTTTTATACAAAGTGTAAATTCCAGCGTCCCTTGTACTTCTATCCAAATTCACATTGCATCGATTCTTTCATTTTCCTCGTGCTATTGTGGACGCTCAGATCATTAGAGCTGGCATTTATCTGGAAATGGAGGCTATTGCATCCTTTTTTCTTGTATATCCTATCATTATTTTTTAACAAGTGTATACTTTTCTGATGTTGGCATAACTTGCTCTCAGCAGTAGAGCCAATAACCCaaaactttttttttctctgcACCTTCCATTTATCTTTGCCGTTTTCTGCTCTGGTTAGGATTGGAGATACTGGCGTTCCCATGCAATCAGTTTGCTGGACAAGAGCCAGGTACCAATGAGCAGATTGCTGAGCTTGCTTGCACCCGTTTCAAAGCAGAGTATCCTATTTTTGGCAAGGTATATCCAATGAAGAACCTTTCTTGTTTTCTTGTGTTTGTTAGCATAGAACCAGATAGGCATCGTTTCGATCTAAATAGACCGGGAGTTGTCAAGCAGGTTGATGTGAACGGCAGCAATGCCGCTCCGTTGTACAAGTTCCTGAAGTCAGAGAAAGGCGGTCTATTTGGAGAGCGCGTAAAATGGAACTTCACCAAGTTCTTAGTTGACAAAGATGGGCACGTCGTGGGCAGATTTGCACCGATCAGCTCCCCGTCGAGCATTGAGGTGATGGTTCAATACATAGTCTGCTCTCTGCAAGAACATGGTGATTCACCTGGTTGATGTCGTTTCTGCAGAATGACATCGAGAAGCTTTTGGAAGCCTAGAGCTCTGTGTGGACTGGAAGACCATTCCAGCATCCGGTTCTGTTATATGCTGCCTGCTTTTCTTCGCCACTGGTAATTATTCATTTGTATGCATACTGTTCTGACTGCATCCAAGATGCATTTGCCCTCAGCATAGGGAGGAGAAAATTGTAATACTAGACTGCATTGCATGACTGGGAATGGCACATCATCAtacaaggaagaagaagggccgGGGATCTTCGGATTCGAATAAGCAATGCAATGCAAGAACACAACTCGCAACATTTGAGCGACGCCTAGTGAATGTGAATTCTATAACAGTTTACTCAAAAAAAAACCGAATAAGCTATTTCGAAGTATGGTTTGGGTATTCTTGTGCAAGCAGAAAATTGAACTGGAATTATCGACAAATGAGCTGAGCTAGCCTCTAGATGAGTTGATATCAATGCTGGAGCTTCTGGTGTCAAATATCCCGGAGGTGGGCCACCCTCCGCCTCCTGTTACGGAGGGTGGCGTTAGATTTTGTTGGTTGTGCCCGGAGCTGGGCGACGCCTCTTGCCCGCCGTCAGGGCTGAAGGCCGCCTGCTTCGCCGCCGCTTTCTTCGACTTGGATCTCGACCCTCCCTGGTGAAAGCTCCCCAATACAACCTGCATAGCATATATAGGCCAGCCAAAATTATATTTGTAAACTCCATTCATGTCTCAACATTCAGTAGCCAACCAACCAAACAATGATTGAACTAGTATAACATTGACAAACTTCATTCATTCAGTTGGAACGGTACCTGCACGGTACTTGCAGCTACCAGTTGTCCACCCAAAACACCTCCAATCACATTCCTCTCCGGACTGCAGAGCGTGACGCTGAGCCCGCCGCTTTGTTGTTGGCCCTGCTGCTGTGAGCCCTCGGCCAGGTTGTAAGAGCCTGTTAGGCTCAGGATCTCATAGAACCCCTGCAATCATGCACAACGTGCAAAGAGTTATTGGAAGTTGAAAAGCGTCAGGCCCCGTTTGGAAATTCCACCTAGTTCATGTGGAATCCGTCGTCCCAGACAGGCCTTGCATTGCGTTGTGCGCGTACCTCGTAGATGGCAGGGTTCTTGTAAGGCGGCGACGAGTGAACCCTTGTCATGGGGGAGGCGTCGCCCGGGTGGCGGAGCACGACCCTGGACACGGACCCCGTCGCCGAGAGGACGCACACCGCCCTTGAAGACTGGTTCGCGAAGGCAGCGATCTTCGCCGCGACGTCCTGGTCAAAGTGCATACCAACGGCGACTGTCAGAAAGAACAACTAACGGGAATGCTAGCTAGCTGCATTTTCTTGAAACATCAAGAGTGTAGCGAAACAGCAGTATACTATGCATTGCCGGCGCACCTCTGAAGGAGATACCGTGATGATGTGCGGAGTGAAGCTCGTTCCAGCTGAACCAGCGAACGCATTGCCTGAAACACGAAATCATGGTCAGGGGACAGGAAAATAGAAATCCTTGTCTTCACTTTTGATTTCTGAGTTGACTGACAAAACATGTTCTTCATCCAGACAATGAATGGACATTGGTCTGTAGCTGAGTTTGACATGGTTTTTTCGAGTTCAGAGGGCTATGTTTGCAGCAGGCTCTGGATACGGTGgcagaaggggggggggggggtggaagGGAGAAAGCAAAACCTACAAATTCGGAGACCACAGAATGATTCTCCAACTGCTCGTTAAACAATGAAAGGTGCAATTGCCATCACAAAATCTGACATGTTTATACTTTCTTTAGCGAGAAGATTTGTCTTACATGTACAACATATCAAACCAAAAGGTAAAAACAAGTTTTAAAGTCGTTTGGAATCATATTTCAGATTAATCATCTAGAGTATTTGGTAATTATTAAAAGACCAGGGCAAAGATCAGCTAGCTGGTCCACTTACCTACGGAGGGCGACGTCTGCTGCTTCTTCCCGGTGCCCGGCGGCCTCCCACGGCGCTTCTTCTGCGCCGGGTCCTCCATCCCCCGGGCGCCCAGCATGTCGGGTCCTGACATGGACGAGCCCATCCTCGGCGGCGCGCTGACgaggtgctgctgctgctgcgccgccgccgccgccttcatgGTGCCGTCGGGCCCGTACTTGCGCGGCCTCCCTCTCTTCCGCTTGACGGGCTCCGCGGGGGCCGGGGCGGGCGGGACCGtgccggaggcggaggcggagacgGAGCCCATGGTGCTGTTGTGCAtcaatggcggcggcgcggtgtcCATCTGGAACTGCATGCCGGCGAGGGAGCCCCCGCCGATGGAGTTGAGGATCGCGGCGGCGCTCATGTTCATGTTGGGCATGTTGGGCATGGGGCGGATGACGGAGTGCATCC
The sequence above is drawn from the Panicum hallii strain FIL2 chromosome 7, PHallii_v3.1, whole genome shotgun sequence genome and encodes:
- the LOC112901405 gene encoding FT-interacting protein 1-like; the encoded protein is MAAYKLGVEVVSAHDLMPKDGQGSASACVELTFDGQRFRTAIKEKDLNPVWNERFYFNISDPSNLPELALEAYVYNVNKTMESSRSFLGKVRIAGTSFVPFPDSVVMHYPLEKRGMFSRVKGELGLKVYITNDPAIKASNPLPAMDPVSNNPPPAPSSAEQIAADITGTNLHQSQEHRSEARTLHTIAKEAQHHHNHGHLPASFGEQPSKYSVDQMKPEPQPPRIVRMYSAASQQPMDYALKETSPFLGGGQVVGGRVIRGEKHASTYDLVERMQYLFVRVVRARDLPDMDVTGSLDPFVEVRIGNYRGITKHFEKQRNPEWNAVFAFSRDRMQASVLEVVVKDKDLLKDDFVGLVRFDLNDVPIRVPPDSPLAPEWYRLVGKNGDKSMGELMLAVWVGTQADEAFPDAWHSDAATLEDPSAVTHMKSKVYHAPRLWYLRVNIVEAQDVAMFDKTRYPDVFVRAQVGHQLGRTKPVQARNFNPFWNEDLLFVAAEPFEDNLILTLEDRVAPTKDEMLGRVIIPLTMIDRRADDRIVHGKWFNLEKPVLVDVDQLKKEKFSTRLHLRLCLDGGYHVLDESTNYSSDLRPTAKQLWKPSIGLLELGILGAQGIVPMKTRDGKGSSDTYCVAKYGSKWVRTRTIMNNPNPRFNEQYTWEVYDPSTVLTIGVFDNGQLGEKSGEKTSIGKDGKIGKVRIRLSTLETGRVYTHSYPLLVLHSSGVKKMGELHLAIRFSSTSLVNMLCLYSRPLLPKMHYVRPIPVLQVDMLRHQAVQIVAARLSRMEPPLRKEVVEYMTDFDSHLWSMRKSKANFFRLMTVFSGLFAVSKWFSGVCAWKNPITTVLVHILYIMLVCFPELILPTVFLYMFLIGIWNFRYRPRYPPHMNTKISHAEAVHPDELDEEFDTFPTSRNPEVVRMRYDRLRSVAGRIQTVVGDIATQGERVQALLSWRDPRATAVFVLFCLIAAVVLYVTPLQVLAALGGFYVMRHPRFRRRLPSVPVNFFRRLPARTDSML
- the LOC112901407 gene encoding probable phospholipid hydroperoxide glutathione peroxidase; protein product: MGAAESSSKLASSVHDFVVKDSRGNDVELSRYKGKVLLIVNVASQCGLTNSNYTELGSLHKKYGDKGLEILAFPCNQFAGQEPGTNEQIAELACTRFKAEYPIFGKVDVNGSNAAPLYKFLKSEKGGLFGERVKWNFTKFLVDKDGHVVGRFAPISSPSSIENDIEKLLEA
- the LOC112901406 gene encoding AT-hook motif nuclear-localized protein 9-like, with product MDGKELISPSDLQSFYQQQQQHRAALGGGGGAHSPSSLAGMHSVIRPMPNMPNMNMSAAAILNSIGGGSLAGMQFQMDTAPPPLMHNSTMGSVSASASGTVPPAPAPAEPVKRKRGRPRKYGPDGTMKAAAAAQQQQHLVSAPPRMGSSMSGPDMLGARGMEDPAQKKRRGRPPGTGKKQQTSPSVGNAFAGSAGTSFTPHIITVSPSEDVAAKIAAFANQSSRAVCVLSATGSVSRVVLRHPGDASPMTRVHSSPPYKNPAIYEGFYEILSLTGSYNLAEGSQQQGQQQSGGLSVTLCSPERNVIGGVLGGQLVAASTVQVVLGSFHQGGSRSKSKKAAAKQAAFSPDGGQEASPSSGHNQQNLTPPSVTGGGGWPTSGIFDTRSSSIDINSSRG